A region from the Brassica napus cultivar Da-Ae chromosome C8, Da-Ae, whole genome shotgun sequence genome encodes:
- the LOC106365680 gene encoding BTB/POZ and TAZ domain-containing protein 3-like, translating into MASSEVSTCAKNIPKPPPLPRATYRGLQASRSKPSSSSSRLVPQETVETWDKLFKQGTGADTYVEVDDKSHFLAHSYILAAASPVMPQLLHKSRDKKGNAHLKFLGVPQEAVYMFIRFLYSCSYEEEEMKKYVLPLLVLSHCYSVPSLKRVCIEVLGQGWINKENVIDVLQLARTCDAARISFLCTSMVIKDFKSVSSTEGWKVMTRGDRKLEQELLEAVVEADARKKERRKKVEERRMYLELYEAVEALVHIYREGCGTIGPRGKALKGSKAVCEFSACKGVESALRHFLGCKSSRASCGHCKRMWQLIQLHSCLCGSSDSCEVPLCRNFKEQMKKISKREESKWRLLAEHVTTAKRSLGPFSPSRRSALI; encoded by the exons ATGGCTTCTTCAGAAGTATCTACTTGTGCCAAGAATATTCCAaaacctcctcctcttcctcgtgCAACCTACCGTGGCCTCCAAGCTTCCAGAAGCAAACCCTCGAGCTCATCATCACGCCTTGTGCCCCAAGAAACAGTAGAGACCTGGGACAAGCTTTTCAAACAAGGAACTGGGGCAGATACATACGTTGAAGTTGACGACAAGTCTCATTTTCTAGCCCATTCATACATCCTG GCTGCAGCTTCACCTGTTATGCCACAGCTTCTACACAAATCGAGGGATAAAAAAGGAAATGCACACCTCAAGTTCCTTGGAGTGCCTCAAGAAGCTGTCTACATGTTCATTCGGTTTCTCTACTCTTGCAGCTacgaggaggaggagatgaAGAAGTATGTGCTCCCTTTGTTAGTTCTATCACACTGCTACTCGGTCCCATCTCTCAAAAGAGTCTGCATAGAGGTTCTCGGTCAAGGATGGATCAACAAGGAGAATGTCATCGACGTGCTCCAGCTAGCTCGAACCTGCGACGCCGCGAGGATCAGCTTTCTATGTACTTCAATGGTCATCAAAGACTTTAAGTCTGTATCTTCAACCGAAGGATGGAAGGTGATGACACGTGGCGATCGTAAGCTAGAGCAAGAGCTTCTTGAGGCGGTGGTGGAGGCAGACGCTAGGAAGAAAGAGAGGAGGAAGAAAGTGGAGGAGAGGAGAATGTACTTGGAGCTTTATGAAGCTGTGGAGGCTCTtgttcatatatatagagaaggtTGTGGGACGATAGGGCCTCGAGGTAAAGCTCTTAAAGGAAGCAAAGCTGTGTGTGAGTTCTCGGCTTGTAAAGGAGTTGAAAGTGCGCTTAGACATTTCTTGGGATGCAAGTCTTCTAGGGCTTCGTGTGGTCATTGTAAGCGGATGTGGCAGCTTATTCAGCTTCACTCTTGTCTATGTGGTAGTTCTGATTCCTGCGAGGTCCCTCTCTGCCG GAACTTCAAGGAGCAAATGAAAAAGATTAGCAAGAGAGAAGAGTCTAAATGGAGATTGCTTGCGGAGCACGTTACTACAGCTAAAAGAAGTCTTGGTCCATTCTCTCCTTCACGCCGTTCTGCTTTGATATAA
- the LOC106383407 gene encoding probable LRR receptor-like serine/threonine-protein kinase At1g05700 has translation MEQNRWSTLLIRNRIPSGSSYTDDTTGINYVSDSSFVETGVSKTISFAAQRQLQNLRSFPEGSRNCYTLIPEQGKGKKYLIRASFMYGNYDGEVSSPEFDLFLGGNLWTTLSFNNTPLPVNKEVVYLSQSERIFVCLGNKGKGTPFISTLELRFLGNDNTTYDSPNGALFFSRRWNFGSLTESPIRYSEDVYDRIWLPRKLGAENKEINTSLPVTSSNNSYNPPGLLMSTALTPTNTTAPISMELADTDPTVRYFVYLHFAEVEDLSLTPNQTREFEIYINQVKIAVFSPRYLQTDTFFLKPESQTNIKFLLVRTPTSTLPPIINALEIYVGNTYSQSFTSQEDDDAVTSIKMSYNVKRNWQGDPCLPNSYIWEGLNCSYASLAPPRITLLNLSSSGLTGHLSPSFSNLTMIQELDLSNNDLTGNIPESLSRLKFLRVLNLEKNKLTGSVPSDLLKRSKSGSLLLRVGDNPGLCTDVSCGKSNKKTLITAAGASLAALFILLLLSGVFWKINKRSNKPVEEDTDSETRNRPKADSNTLLLTFSDIVKMTNNFGRVLGKGGFGTVYHGYYNNLQVAVKLLSESSAQGFKEFRSEVEVLVRVHHVNLTALIGYFHESNQMGLVYEFMANGNMADHLSGKYDHTLSWTQRLQIALDAAQGLEYLHSGCKPAIVHRDVKTSNILLNEKNRAKVADFGLSRSFQTESRSHVSTLVAGTPGYLDPLCFKTNELNEKSDIYSFGVVLLEMITGKIVIFESETKRVHVSDWVVSILKSTNDVSNVVDSKMGEDFDANSVWKIVELALASVSQNVAERPNMQQIVRGLKECLQREESNKNH, from the exons ATGGAACAGAATCGGTGGTCTACACTCCTCATACGTAACAGAATCCCAAGTGGATCATCCTACACAGACGACACAACGGGCATTAACTACGTCTCTGATTCATCCTTTGTCGAAACCGGAGTCTCCAAAACAATCTCCTTCGCTGCTCAAAGACAGCTTCAGAACCTGAGGAGCTTTCCTGAAGGTTCAAGAAACTGTTACACTCTGATTCCAGAACAGGGGAAAGGTAAGAAGTACCTGATAAGAGCCAGTTTCATGTATGGAAACTACGACGGAGAAGTCAGCTCACCCGAGTTTGATCTGTTTCTTGGAGGCAATCTCTGGACAACTCTGTCCTTTAACAACACACCCCTCCCAGTGAACAAAGAAGTTGTTTACTTGAGCCAGTCTGAGAGAATCTTTGTCTGTTTGGGAAACAAAGGCAAAGGAACTCCATTTATCTCGACTCTAGAGCTTCGATTTCTCGGGAACGACAACACGACGTACGATTCTCCAAATGGTGCTCTCTTCTTCTCCAGACGCTGGAACTTTGGTTCTCTCACGGAGTCACCTATCAG ATATAGTGAAGATGTATATGACCGAATCTGGCTTCCTCGCAAACTAGGCGCCGAAAACAAAGAGATCAACACATCACTTCCGGTTACATCAAGCAACAACAGTTACAACCCTCCAGGTTTGCTGATGAGCACTGCACTGACTCCCACAAACACAACAGCACCAATCTCCATGGAGTTGGCAGACACTGATCCAACTGTCAGGTACTTTGTCTACCTGCACTTCGCTGAGGTCGAGGATCTCAGTCTCACACCTAACCAGACCAGAGAGTTCGAAATCTACATCAACCAAGTAAAAATTGCTGTCTTCAGTCCTAGATATCTTCAAACAGATACCTTCTTCCTGAAGCCTGAGAGCCAAACTAATATCAAGTTTTTGCTGGTGAGAACTCCCACGTCTACGCTTCCTCCTATCATTAACGCTCTAGAGATCTACGTAGGGAATACTTACTCGCAGTCTTTTACTAGCCAAGAAGACG ATGACGCGGTTACGAGTATAAAAATGAGCTATAATGTGAAGAGAAACTGGCAAGGAGATCCTTGTTTGCCTAATAGCTACATTTGGGAAGGCCTTAACTGTAGTTATGCTAGTCTTGCTCCTCCTAGAATCACATTACT GAACTTATCTTCAAGCGGGTTAACAGGTCACTTATCTCCCTCCTTCTCCAACCTCACAATGATTCAAGAGCT AGACTTATCAAACAATGACTTAACCGGAAACATTCCAGAGTCTCTGTCAAGACTCAAGTTCTTGAGGGTTTT AAACCTAGAGAAGAACAAGCTAACGGGCTCGGTTCCATCTGACTTATTAAAAAGATCAAAGAGCGGATCACTCTTGCTAAGGGTAGGTGACAATCCAGGACTCTGCACCGATGTTTCTTGCGGAAAAAGCAACAAGAAAACACTCATAACTGCGGCCGGCGCATCATTGGCAGCATTGTTCATTCTCCTTTTATTATCTGGAGTGTTTTGGAAGATCAATAAACGAAGTAACAAGCCAG TGGAAGAAGATACAGACAGCGAAACAAGAAACCGTCCTAAGGCGGATTCAAACACATTACTTCTTACCTTTTCAGACATTGTAAAGATGACAAATAACTTTGGCCGTGTCCTTGGCAAAGGAGGTTTCGGAACAGTGTACCATGGCTACTATAACAACCTTCAAGTCGCAGTTAAACTTTTATCAGAATCATCAGCTCAAGGATTCAAAGAGTTCCGCTCTGAG GTTGAAGTACTTGTGAGGGTTCATCACGTAAACCTCACTGCTCTGATCGGCTACTTCCATGAATCTAATCAAATGGGATTGGTCTATGAGTTCATGGCTAATGGAAACATGGCAGATCATCTCTCAGGGAAGTATGACCATACGTTGAGCTGGACACAAAGACTTCAGATTGCACTTGATGCAGCACAAGGGCTGGAGTATCTTCACAGTGGATGCAAACCTGCGATAGTccacagagatgtgaagacatcGAACATATTGTTGAACGAGAAAAACAGAGCAAAGGTTGCGGATTTTGGACTCTCTAGGAGTTTTCAGACAGAGAGCCGTTCTCACGTGTCCACTCTTGTCGCTGGAACTCCTGGATATCTCGATCCACT ATGCTTTAAAACAAATGAGTTAAACGAGAAGAGTGACATCTACAGCTTTGGAGTTGTTCTTTTGGAGATGATTACTGGCAAAATTGTGATTTTTGAGTCAGAGACGAAACGTGTTCATGTGAGTGATTGGGTGGTATCAATCTTGAAGTCTACTAATGATGTAAGCAACGTTGTAGATTCTAAAATGGGGGAAGATTTTGATGCGAACTCTGTTTGGAAAATTGTGGAGCTTGCTTTGGCCTCAGTTTCGCAGAACGTTGCTGAGAGGCCAAACATGCAACAGATTGTTAGAGGACTGAAGGAGTGTCTTCAAAGAGAAGAGAGTAACAAGAATCACTGA